In a single window of the Oryctolagus cuniculus chromosome 2, mOryCun1.1, whole genome shotgun sequence genome:
- the ASPRV1 gene encoding retroviral-like aspartic protease 1, producing the protein MAASRARSQEGRRARTFLPETFDGANVAPSLWLHRFEVISDLNEWDHATKLRFLKEALRGDALEVYSGLGAQDQGDYGAAREALLQAFGGPGAASGPRPKEIVFANSMGKGYYLKGKIGKVPVRFLVDSGAQVSVVHPSLWEEVTDGDLDTLRPFENVVKVANGAEMKILGVWDTVVSLGKLKLKAEFLVANASAEEAIIGTDVLQDHNAVLDFEHRTCTLKGKKFRLLPVGGSLEDEFDLELIEEEPSPEQELSY; encoded by the coding sequence atggccgccagcagagccaggagccaggaaggccGCCGGGCACGCACTTTCCTCCCGGAGACTTTTGACGGAGCCAATGTAGCCCCGAGCCTCTGGCTGCACCGCTTCGAGGTCATCAGCGACCTCAACGAGTGGGACCATGCCACCAAGCTCAGGTTCCTGAAGGAGGCCCTCAGGGGAGACGCCCTGGAGGTCTACAGTGGACTTGGTGCCCAGGACCAGGGGGACTACGGAGCTGCGCGAGAGGCCCTCCTGCAGGCCTTCGGGGGCCCCGGGGCCGCCTCCGGCCCCCGGCCCAAGGAGATCGTGTTCGCCAACAGCATGGGTAAGGGCTACTACCTCAAGGGGAAGATTGGCAAAGTGCCCGTGAGGTTCCTGGTGGACTCCGGGGCCCAGGTGTCCGTGGTGCACCCCAGCTTGTGGGAGGAAGTCACCGACGGCGACTTGGACACCCTGCGGCCCTTTGAGAATGTGGTGAAGGTGGCCAACGGGGCAGAAATGAAGATCCTGGGCGTGTGGGACACAGTGGTGTCCCTGGGCAAGCTGAAGCTGAAGGCCGAGTTCCTGGTGGCCAACGCGAGCGCGGAGGAAGCCATCATCGGCACGGACGTGCTGCAGGACCACAACGCCGTCCTGGACTTCGAGCATCGCACCTGCACCCTGAAGGGGAAGAAGTTCCGCCTCCTGCCCGTCGGGGGGTCTCTGGAAGACGAATTTGACCTGGAGCTCATAGAGGAGGAGCCCTCCCCCGAGCAGGAGCTCTCCTATTGA